A single genomic interval of Pomacea canaliculata isolate SZHN2017 linkage group LG5, ASM307304v1, whole genome shotgun sequence harbors:
- the LOC112565451 gene encoding leucine-rich repeat-containing protein 27-like isoform X2, producing the protein MSSQIMALSTENEQKSDLLKGERTPSSDYDSSELDVCDEQEESADSRTETPADTAFARTKREEEAVLTCIQQASALNSPSVDLSGKRLLAIPDELLIMGNLEYLYLEGNEISFLPDDFFKRFPHLKWLDLRNNCLTRLPCVYLSSHTSLRNLLLQNNQLKCLPLELGLVKTLHGLNIINNPLEFPPAEILSQGTYEIQKFLREMLQAKSNANMKEDLALDCKFEDSGDSSGSDDWNTSASMMDLARQRQKMAKTKSANTSSLSPTCKNLPNGLAQPQHGLAQPQHVSYSQIKHLQMEKLKKSSATTTHSNTADRQRKPSSVQSWKVNSYPEPPSHEYISFKMAEERQVARIREMNDKADAILQRRKNEQLLKDWRDNAKKIQSKKSMETITKGTKEYPETAAEAPFGVDKDFMKMMDNEDRFKEQKEKPKRALSPASRMRIEEQKVAQIQELEQRIKSHTAQMAERRRKPKGTPQEEMEAARRDLEIAEELHRQLMNQHLNVDVRLKQFEADVLKNLPLRAQLKH; encoded by the exons ATGTCATCACAAATCATGGCGCTGTCCACAGAAAACGAACAGAAATCTGATCTGTTGAAGGGTGAGAGAACACCATCTTCAGATTATGATTCGAGTGAGCTTGATGTTTGTGATGAACAAGAAGAGTCAGCAGATTCTCGGACAGAGACCCCAGCCGACACTGCATTTGCTCGCACTAAGCGAGAAGAGGAAGCTGTGTTGACATGCATTCAGCAAGCAAGCGCACTAAACAGTCCTTCCGTAGATCTCAGTGGTAAACGCCTGCTCGCTATTCCGGACGAATTGTTAATAATGGGTAATCTGGAG tacCTTTACCTGGAAGgaaatgaaatttcttttctccCAGACGACTTTTTCAAGCGATTTCCTCATCTCAAGTGGTTGGACCTACGAAACAATTGTCTGACACGCCTCCCTTGTGTGTACCTTAGCAGCCATACATCACTACGTAACCTATTATTGCAAAATAACCAGTTGAAATGCCTTCCTCTTGAACTTG GGCTAGTAAAGACACTGCATGGTCTAAATATCATAAACAACCCGCTGGAATTTCCTCCAGCAGAAATCTTAAGTCAAGGCACATACGAAATCCAGAAATTCCTGCGAGAAATGCTTCAGGCAAAGTCCAATGCAAATATGAAAGAAG ATCTAGCATTAGACTGCAAATTTGAAGATTCTGGGGATTCTAGCGGCTCAGATGATTGGAATACCAGTGCCAGCATGATGGACCTGGCACGGCAACGTCAGAAGATGGCCAAAACCAAGTCTGCCAACACTTCCTCTTTGAGCCCTACTTGCAAAAATCTGCCAAATGGTCTTGCACAACCTCAGCATGGTCTTGCACAACCTCAGCATGTGAGCTACAGCCAGATCAAACACCTGCAGATGGAGAAGCTGAAAAAAAGCAGTGCTACTACCACTCATAGCAACACAGCTGACAG GCAGAGAAAGCCATCAAGTGTGCAATCCTGGAAAGTTAACTCATATCCTGAGCCCCCATCTCATGAGTATATCTCATTTAAGATGGCTGAAGAGCGACAGGTGGCCAGAATTCGGGAGATGAATGATAAAGCAGATGCCATTCTGCAAAGGCGCAA AAATGAGCAATTGTTGAAGGACTGGCGAGATAAcgcaaaaaaaatacaatccaAGAAATCTATGGAAACCATTACTAAAGGAACCAAAG AATATCCAGAAACAGCTGCAGAAGCACCTTTTGGTGTGGACAAGGACTTTATGAAAATGATGGATAATGAAGACAGGTTTAAG GAGCAGAAGGAGAAGCCTAAAAGAGCTCTTTCCCCTGCTTCCAGAATGAGAATTGAAGAACAAAA GGTAGCCCAAATACAAGAGCTTGAGCAGCGAATCAAGTCACACACAGCACAGATGGCTGAAAGAAGACGGAAACCAAAAGGCACCCCACAAGAAGAGATGGAAGCTGCCAGAAGAGATCTTGAAATT gcTGAAGAACTTCATCGGCAGCTGATGAACCAACACCTGAATGTGGATGTTCGCCTCAAGCAATTTGAAGCAGATGTGCTGAAAAATCTGCCTCTAAGAGCCCAGCTGAAACATTAG
- the LOC112565451 gene encoding leucine-rich repeat-containing protein 27-like isoform X1 encodes MSSQIMALSTENEQKSDLLKGERTPSSDYDSSELDVCDEQEESADSRTETPADTAFARTKREEEAVLTCIQQASALNSPSVDLSGKRLLAIPDELLIMGNLEYLYLEGNEISFLPDDFFKRFPHLKWLDLRNNCLTRLPCVYLSSHTSLRNLLLQNNQLKCLPLELGLVKTLHGLNIINNPLEFPPAEILSQGTYEIQKFLREMLQAKSNANMKEDLALDCKFEDSGDSSGSDDWNTSASMMDLARQRQKMAKTKSANTSSLSPTCKNLPNGLAQPQHGLAQPQHVSYSQIKHLQMEKLKKSSATTTHSNTADSRQRKPSSVQSWKVNSYPEPPSHEYISFKMAEERQVARIREMNDKADAILQRRKNEQLLKDWRDNAKKIQSKKSMETITKGTKEYPETAAEAPFGVDKDFMKMMDNEDRFKEQKEKPKRALSPASRMRIEEQKVAQIQELEQRIKSHTAQMAERRRKPKGTPQEEMEAARRDLEIAEELHRQLMNQHLNVDVRLKQFEADVLKNLPLRAQLKH; translated from the exons ATGTCATCACAAATCATGGCGCTGTCCACAGAAAACGAACAGAAATCTGATCTGTTGAAGGGTGAGAGAACACCATCTTCAGATTATGATTCGAGTGAGCTTGATGTTTGTGATGAACAAGAAGAGTCAGCAGATTCTCGGACAGAGACCCCAGCCGACACTGCATTTGCTCGCACTAAGCGAGAAGAGGAAGCTGTGTTGACATGCATTCAGCAAGCAAGCGCACTAAACAGTCCTTCCGTAGATCTCAGTGGTAAACGCCTGCTCGCTATTCCGGACGAATTGTTAATAATGGGTAATCTGGAG tacCTTTACCTGGAAGgaaatgaaatttcttttctccCAGACGACTTTTTCAAGCGATTTCCTCATCTCAAGTGGTTGGACCTACGAAACAATTGTCTGACACGCCTCCCTTGTGTGTACCTTAGCAGCCATACATCACTACGTAACCTATTATTGCAAAATAACCAGTTGAAATGCCTTCCTCTTGAACTTG GGCTAGTAAAGACACTGCATGGTCTAAATATCATAAACAACCCGCTGGAATTTCCTCCAGCAGAAATCTTAAGTCAAGGCACATACGAAATCCAGAAATTCCTGCGAGAAATGCTTCAGGCAAAGTCCAATGCAAATATGAAAGAAG ATCTAGCATTAGACTGCAAATTTGAAGATTCTGGGGATTCTAGCGGCTCAGATGATTGGAATACCAGTGCCAGCATGATGGACCTGGCACGGCAACGTCAGAAGATGGCCAAAACCAAGTCTGCCAACACTTCCTCTTTGAGCCCTACTTGCAAAAATCTGCCAAATGGTCTTGCACAACCTCAGCATGGTCTTGCACAACCTCAGCATGTGAGCTACAGCCAGATCAAACACCTGCAGATGGAGAAGCTGAAAAAAAGCAGTGCTACTACCACTCATAGCAACACAGCTGACAG TAGGCAGAGAAAGCCATCAAGTGTGCAATCCTGGAAAGTTAACTCATATCCTGAGCCCCCATCTCATGAGTATATCTCATTTAAGATGGCTGAAGAGCGACAGGTGGCCAGAATTCGGGAGATGAATGATAAAGCAGATGCCATTCTGCAAAGGCGCAA AAATGAGCAATTGTTGAAGGACTGGCGAGATAAcgcaaaaaaaatacaatccaAGAAATCTATGGAAACCATTACTAAAGGAACCAAAG AATATCCAGAAACAGCTGCAGAAGCACCTTTTGGTGTGGACAAGGACTTTATGAAAATGATGGATAATGAAGACAGGTTTAAG GAGCAGAAGGAGAAGCCTAAAAGAGCTCTTTCCCCTGCTTCCAGAATGAGAATTGAAGAACAAAA GGTAGCCCAAATACAAGAGCTTGAGCAGCGAATCAAGTCACACACAGCACAGATGGCTGAAAGAAGACGGAAACCAAAAGGCACCCCACAAGAAGAGATGGAAGCTGCCAGAAGAGATCTTGAAATT gcTGAAGAACTTCATCGGCAGCTGATGAACCAACACCTGAATGTGGATGTTCGCCTCAAGCAATTTGAAGCAGATGTGCTGAAAAATCTGCCTCTAAGAGCCCAGCTGAAACATTAG
- the LOC112565451 gene encoding leucine-rich repeat-containing protein 27-like isoform X5, with translation MSSQIMALSTENEQKSDLLKGERTPSSDYDSSELDVCDEQEESADSRTETPADTAFARTKREEEAVLTCIQQASALNSPSVDLSGKRLLAIPDELLIMGNLEYLYLEGNEISFLPDDFFKRFPHLKWLDLRNNCLTRLPWLVKTLHGLNIINNPLEFPPAEILSQGTYEIQKFLREMLQAKSNANMKEDLALDCKFEDSGDSSGSDDWNTSASMMDLARQRQKMAKTKSANTSSLSPTCKNLPNGLAQPQHGLAQPQHVSYSQIKHLQMEKLKKSSATTTHSNTADSRQRKPSSVQSWKVNSYPEPPSHEYISFKMAEERQVARIREMNDKADAILQRRKNEQLLKDWRDNAKKIQSKKSMETITKGTKEYPETAAEAPFGVDKDFMKMMDNEDRFKEQKEKPKRALSPASRMRIEEQKVAQIQELEQRIKSHTAQMAERRRKPKGTPQEEMEAARRDLEIAEELHRQLMNQHLNVDVRLKQFEADVLKNLPLRAQLKH, from the exons ATGTCATCACAAATCATGGCGCTGTCCACAGAAAACGAACAGAAATCTGATCTGTTGAAGGGTGAGAGAACACCATCTTCAGATTATGATTCGAGTGAGCTTGATGTTTGTGATGAACAAGAAGAGTCAGCAGATTCTCGGACAGAGACCCCAGCCGACACTGCATTTGCTCGCACTAAGCGAGAAGAGGAAGCTGTGTTGACATGCATTCAGCAAGCAAGCGCACTAAACAGTCCTTCCGTAGATCTCAGTGGTAAACGCCTGCTCGCTATTCCGGACGAATTGTTAATAATGGGTAATCTGGAG tacCTTTACCTGGAAGgaaatgaaatttcttttctccCAGACGACTTTTTCAAGCGATTTCCTCATCTCAAGTGGTTGGACCTACGAAACAATTGTCTGACACGCCTCCCTT GGCTAGTAAAGACACTGCATGGTCTAAATATCATAAACAACCCGCTGGAATTTCCTCCAGCAGAAATCTTAAGTCAAGGCACATACGAAATCCAGAAATTCCTGCGAGAAATGCTTCAGGCAAAGTCCAATGCAAATATGAAAGAAG ATCTAGCATTAGACTGCAAATTTGAAGATTCTGGGGATTCTAGCGGCTCAGATGATTGGAATACCAGTGCCAGCATGATGGACCTGGCACGGCAACGTCAGAAGATGGCCAAAACCAAGTCTGCCAACACTTCCTCTTTGAGCCCTACTTGCAAAAATCTGCCAAATGGTCTTGCACAACCTCAGCATGGTCTTGCACAACCTCAGCATGTGAGCTACAGCCAGATCAAACACCTGCAGATGGAGAAGCTGAAAAAAAGCAGTGCTACTACCACTCATAGCAACACAGCTGACAG TAGGCAGAGAAAGCCATCAAGTGTGCAATCCTGGAAAGTTAACTCATATCCTGAGCCCCCATCTCATGAGTATATCTCATTTAAGATGGCTGAAGAGCGACAGGTGGCCAGAATTCGGGAGATGAATGATAAAGCAGATGCCATTCTGCAAAGGCGCAA AAATGAGCAATTGTTGAAGGACTGGCGAGATAAcgcaaaaaaaatacaatccaAGAAATCTATGGAAACCATTACTAAAGGAACCAAAG AATATCCAGAAACAGCTGCAGAAGCACCTTTTGGTGTGGACAAGGACTTTATGAAAATGATGGATAATGAAGACAGGTTTAAG GAGCAGAAGGAGAAGCCTAAAAGAGCTCTTTCCCCTGCTTCCAGAATGAGAATTGAAGAACAAAA GGTAGCCCAAATACAAGAGCTTGAGCAGCGAATCAAGTCACACACAGCACAGATGGCTGAAAGAAGACGGAAACCAAAAGGCACCCCACAAGAAGAGATGGAAGCTGCCAGAAGAGATCTTGAAATT gcTGAAGAACTTCATCGGCAGCTGATGAACCAACACCTGAATGTGGATGTTCGCCTCAAGCAATTTGAAGCAGATGTGCTGAAAAATCTGCCTCTAAGAGCCCAGCTGAAACATTAG
- the LOC112565451 gene encoding leucine-rich repeat-containing protein 27-like isoform X4, which translates to MSSQIMALSTENEQKSDLLKGERTPSSDYDSSELDVCDEQEESADSRTETPADTAFARTKREEEAVLTCIQQASALNSPSVDLSGKRLLAIPDELLIMGNLEYLYLEGNEISFLPDDFFKRFPHLKWLDLRNNCLTRLPCVYLSSHTSLRNLLLQNNQLKCLPLELGLVKTLHGLNIINNPLEFPPAEILSQGTYEIQKFLREMLQAKSNANMKEDLALDCKFEDSGDSSGSDDWNTSASMMDLARQRQKMAKTKSANTSSLSPTCKNLPNGLAQPQHGLAQPQHVSYSQIKHLQMEKLKKSSATTTHSNTADSRQRKPSSVQSWKVNSYPEPPSHEYISFKMAEERQVARIREMNDKADAILQRRKNEQLLKDWRDNAKKIQSKKSMETITKGTKEYPETAAEAPFGVDKDFMKMMDNEDRFKEQKEKPKRALSPASRMRIEEQKVAQIQELEQRIKSHTAQMAERRRKPKGTPQEEMEAARRDLEIVKKLQKDLIRRYQELKSWNTG; encoded by the exons ATGTCATCACAAATCATGGCGCTGTCCACAGAAAACGAACAGAAATCTGATCTGTTGAAGGGTGAGAGAACACCATCTTCAGATTATGATTCGAGTGAGCTTGATGTTTGTGATGAACAAGAAGAGTCAGCAGATTCTCGGACAGAGACCCCAGCCGACACTGCATTTGCTCGCACTAAGCGAGAAGAGGAAGCTGTGTTGACATGCATTCAGCAAGCAAGCGCACTAAACAGTCCTTCCGTAGATCTCAGTGGTAAACGCCTGCTCGCTATTCCGGACGAATTGTTAATAATGGGTAATCTGGAG tacCTTTACCTGGAAGgaaatgaaatttcttttctccCAGACGACTTTTTCAAGCGATTTCCTCATCTCAAGTGGTTGGACCTACGAAACAATTGTCTGACACGCCTCCCTTGTGTGTACCTTAGCAGCCATACATCACTACGTAACCTATTATTGCAAAATAACCAGTTGAAATGCCTTCCTCTTGAACTTG GGCTAGTAAAGACACTGCATGGTCTAAATATCATAAACAACCCGCTGGAATTTCCTCCAGCAGAAATCTTAAGTCAAGGCACATACGAAATCCAGAAATTCCTGCGAGAAATGCTTCAGGCAAAGTCCAATGCAAATATGAAAGAAG ATCTAGCATTAGACTGCAAATTTGAAGATTCTGGGGATTCTAGCGGCTCAGATGATTGGAATACCAGTGCCAGCATGATGGACCTGGCACGGCAACGTCAGAAGATGGCCAAAACCAAGTCTGCCAACACTTCCTCTTTGAGCCCTACTTGCAAAAATCTGCCAAATGGTCTTGCACAACCTCAGCATGGTCTTGCACAACCTCAGCATGTGAGCTACAGCCAGATCAAACACCTGCAGATGGAGAAGCTGAAAAAAAGCAGTGCTACTACCACTCATAGCAACACAGCTGACAG TAGGCAGAGAAAGCCATCAAGTGTGCAATCCTGGAAAGTTAACTCATATCCTGAGCCCCCATCTCATGAGTATATCTCATTTAAGATGGCTGAAGAGCGACAGGTGGCCAGAATTCGGGAGATGAATGATAAAGCAGATGCCATTCTGCAAAGGCGCAA AAATGAGCAATTGTTGAAGGACTGGCGAGATAAcgcaaaaaaaatacaatccaAGAAATCTATGGAAACCATTACTAAAGGAACCAAAG AATATCCAGAAACAGCTGCAGAAGCACCTTTTGGTGTGGACAAGGACTTTATGAAAATGATGGATAATGAAGACAGGTTTAAG GAGCAGAAGGAGAAGCCTAAAAGAGCTCTTTCCCCTGCTTCCAGAATGAGAATTGAAGAACAAAA GGTAGCCCAAATACAAGAGCTTGAGCAGCGAATCAAGTCACACACAGCACAGATGGCTGAAAGAAGACGGAAACCAAAAGGCACCCCACAAGAAGAGATGGAAGCTGCCAGAAGAGATCTTGAAATT GTCAAAAAGCTCCAGAAAGACCTGATACGGCGCTACCAGGAACTGAAATCTTGGAATACAG gcTGA
- the LOC112565451 gene encoding leucine-rich repeat-containing protein 27-like isoform X3 — protein MSSQIMALSTENEQKSDLLKGERTPSSDYDSSELDVCDEQEESADSRTETPADTAFARTKREEEAVLTCIQQASALNSPSVDLSGKRLLAIPDELLIMGNLEYLYLEGNEISFLPDDFFKRFPHLKWLDLRNNCLTRLPCVYLSSHTSLRNLLLQNNQLKCLPLELGLVKTLHGLNIINNPLEFPPAEILSQGTYEIQKFLREMLQAKSNANMKEDLALDCKFEDSGDSSGSDDWNTSASMMDLARQRQKMAKTKSANTSSLSPTCKNLPNGLAQPQHGLAQPQHVSYSQIKHLQMEKLKKSSATTTHSNTADSRQRKPSSVQSWKVNSYPEPPSHEYISFKMAEERQVARIREMNDKADAILQRRKNEQLLKDWRDNAKKIQSKKSMETITKGTKEYPETAAEAPFGVDKDFMKMMDNEDRFKEQKEKPKRALSPASRMRIEEQKVAQIQELEQRIKSHTAQMAERRRKPKGTPQEEMEAARRDLEIVKKLQKDLIRRYQELKSWNTARSSGKRSTPGGNGF, from the exons ATGTCATCACAAATCATGGCGCTGTCCACAGAAAACGAACAGAAATCTGATCTGTTGAAGGGTGAGAGAACACCATCTTCAGATTATGATTCGAGTGAGCTTGATGTTTGTGATGAACAAGAAGAGTCAGCAGATTCTCGGACAGAGACCCCAGCCGACACTGCATTTGCTCGCACTAAGCGAGAAGAGGAAGCTGTGTTGACATGCATTCAGCAAGCAAGCGCACTAAACAGTCCTTCCGTAGATCTCAGTGGTAAACGCCTGCTCGCTATTCCGGACGAATTGTTAATAATGGGTAATCTGGAG tacCTTTACCTGGAAGgaaatgaaatttcttttctccCAGACGACTTTTTCAAGCGATTTCCTCATCTCAAGTGGTTGGACCTACGAAACAATTGTCTGACACGCCTCCCTTGTGTGTACCTTAGCAGCCATACATCACTACGTAACCTATTATTGCAAAATAACCAGTTGAAATGCCTTCCTCTTGAACTTG GGCTAGTAAAGACACTGCATGGTCTAAATATCATAAACAACCCGCTGGAATTTCCTCCAGCAGAAATCTTAAGTCAAGGCACATACGAAATCCAGAAATTCCTGCGAGAAATGCTTCAGGCAAAGTCCAATGCAAATATGAAAGAAG ATCTAGCATTAGACTGCAAATTTGAAGATTCTGGGGATTCTAGCGGCTCAGATGATTGGAATACCAGTGCCAGCATGATGGACCTGGCACGGCAACGTCAGAAGATGGCCAAAACCAAGTCTGCCAACACTTCCTCTTTGAGCCCTACTTGCAAAAATCTGCCAAATGGTCTTGCACAACCTCAGCATGGTCTTGCACAACCTCAGCATGTGAGCTACAGCCAGATCAAACACCTGCAGATGGAGAAGCTGAAAAAAAGCAGTGCTACTACCACTCATAGCAACACAGCTGACAG TAGGCAGAGAAAGCCATCAAGTGTGCAATCCTGGAAAGTTAACTCATATCCTGAGCCCCCATCTCATGAGTATATCTCATTTAAGATGGCTGAAGAGCGACAGGTGGCCAGAATTCGGGAGATGAATGATAAAGCAGATGCCATTCTGCAAAGGCGCAA AAATGAGCAATTGTTGAAGGACTGGCGAGATAAcgcaaaaaaaatacaatccaAGAAATCTATGGAAACCATTACTAAAGGAACCAAAG AATATCCAGAAACAGCTGCAGAAGCACCTTTTGGTGTGGACAAGGACTTTATGAAAATGATGGATAATGAAGACAGGTTTAAG GAGCAGAAGGAGAAGCCTAAAAGAGCTCTTTCCCCTGCTTCCAGAATGAGAATTGAAGAACAAAA GGTAGCCCAAATACAAGAGCTTGAGCAGCGAATCAAGTCACACACAGCACAGATGGCTGAAAGAAGACGGAAACCAAAAGGCACCCCACAAGAAGAGATGGAAGCTGCCAGAAGAGATCTTGAAATT GTCAAAAAGCTCCAGAAAGACCTGATACGGCGCTACCAGGAACTGAAATCTTGGAATACAG CCCGGTCTAGTGGCAAACGTTCCACCCCAGGTGGAAATGGATTTTGA